One genomic window of Elaeis guineensis isolate ETL-2024a chromosome 2, EG11, whole genome shotgun sequence includes the following:
- the LOC105045835 gene encoding beta-glucosidase 1-like, with translation MRSFSLLLLFFILAAVGCSAAGDAGTAKTASRVRFDTGGLSREAFPAGFVFGTAASAYQVEGMALKDGRGPSIWDVFVKIPGEIANNATADVSVDEYHRYKEDVDIMKKMNFDAYRFSISWSRIFPNGAGKVNWEGVSYYNRLINYMLKKGVTPYANLYHYDLPEALEKQYNGLLSPKVVEAYADYADFCFKTFGDRVKNWFTFNEPRVVAALGYDDGTFAPGRCTNCSAGGNSATEPYIVAHNLILSHAAAVKRYREKYQAKQKGRIGILLDFVWYEALTSSTADQAAAQRARDFHVGWFLHPIIYGEYPKTIQEIVKERLPKFTEEEVKMVKGSIDYVGINQYTTYYMYDPHQPEPQKPTSYANDWHVGYAYERDGVPIGPRAHSNWLYIVPWGMYKAVSYVKEHYCNPTVILSENGMDDPGNITLPKGLHDTTRINYYKSYITELKKAIDDGANVIGYFAWSLLDNFEWKSGYTSRFGIVYVDFTNLKRYPKMSAYWFRDMLKRKN, from the exons ATGAGGTCTTTTTCCCTCCTCCTACTCTTCTTTATTCTAGCAGCGGTCGGGTGTTCCGCCGCCGGGGATGCGGGCACCGCCAAGACGGCGTCGAGGGTCCGGTTCGACACGGGCGGGCTGAGCCGGGAGGCGTTCCCCGCCGGGTTCGTCTTCGGGACGGCGGCGTCGGCGTACCAGGTGGAGGGCATGGCACTTAAGGACGGGCGTGGCCCCAGCATCTGGGACGTCTTCGTCAAGATCCCAG GAGAGATTGCAAATAATGCCACTGCGGACGTTTCAGTAGACGAGTACCATCGATACAAG GAGGATGTGGACATcatgaagaagatgaattttgatgcATATCGCTTCTCGATCTCGTGGTCCAGGATATTCCCAA ATGGAGCGGGGAAGGTAAATTGGGAAGGTGTGTCATATTACAACAGATTGATAAACTACATGCTAAAGAAAG GTGTTACACCCTATGCAAATCTCTACCACTACGATCTCCCAGAAGCACTTGAGAAGCAGTACAATGGTTTGTTAAGCCCAAAAGTTGt GGAGGCATATGCAGACTATGCTGATTTTTGTTTCAAGACATTTGGTGATAGAGTGAAGAATTGGTTCACTTTCAATGAGCCAAGGGTGGTGGCAGCTCTTGGATATGATGATGGCACATTTGCCCCAGGAAGATGCACAAACTGTTCGGCCGGTGGGAATTCTGCTACTGAGCCTTATATTGTTGCCCATAATCTCATCTTATCTCATGCTGCTGCTGTTAAGAGGTACCGTGAGAAGTATCAG GCTAAACAGAAAGGCAGGATTGGAATTCTCCTGGATTTTGTTTGGTATGAAGCTCTGACCAGTTCAACAGCTGACCAAGCAGCAGCTCAAAGAGCGAGAGATTTCCATGTGGGATG GTTTCTCCACCCTATTATATATGGTGAGTATCCAAAGACAATTCAGGAGATTGTTAAAGAGAGGCTTCCAAAATTCACGGAGGAAGAGGTTAAGATGGTGAAAGGCTCTATAGATTATGTGGGCATCAACCAATACACTACTTACTACATGTATGATCCACATCAGCCTGAGCCACAAAAACCCACTAGCTACGCAAATGATTGGCATGTTGGATATGCTT ATGAACGCGATGGTGTGCCAATTGGACCACGG GCACATTCTAATTGGCTTTACATTGTACCATGGGGGATGTACAAAGCAGTGAGCTATGTCAAGGAGCACTATTGCAACCCAACCGTGATCCTATCTGAAAATG GAATGGATGATCCTGGCAACATCACTCTACCAAAAGGGTTGCATGACACGACGAGAATCAATTACTACAAGAGCTATATAACCGAGCTCAAGAAGGCGATTGATGATGGGGCAAATGTTATTGGTTACTTTGCTTGGTCTTTGCTTGATAACTTCGAATGGAAATCAGGTTACACATCAAGATTCGGGATAGTCTATGTTGATTTTACAAACCTAAAGCGGTACCCTAAGATGTCAGCTTATTGGTTCAGAGACATGCTTAAGAGGAAGAACTAA